A genomic window from Xenorhabdus cabanillasii includes:
- the cysS gene encoding cysteine--tRNA ligase has protein sequence MLKIFNTLSRQKEEFKPIHKGKVGMYVCGITIYDLCHIGHGRTFVAFDVISRYLRYLGYDLTYVRNVTDIDDKIIKRAIENNENCEALTTRMLNEMHSDFDALNILRPDSEPRATQHIPEIIEFTEQLIKRGHAYVADNGDVMFSIDTNPDYGLLSRQDLEQLQAGARVEVADVKRNPMDFVLWKMSKPGEPGWESPWGSGRPGWHIECSAMNAKQLGHHFDIHGGGSDLMFPHHENEIAQSTCAHDGPYVNYWMHSGMVMVDKEKMSKSLNNFFTIRDVLEYYDAETVRYFLMSGHYRSQLNYTEENLKQARTALERLYTSLRGTDKSAQPVGGEAFKSRFAEAMNDDFNTPEAYSVLFDMAREINRLKADDIVAANGLAAELRKLAGILGLLEQDPEQFLQSGAHEDGDVAQIEALIKQRNDARKNKDWALADAARNQLNAMGIELEDGPQGTTWRRK, from the coding sequence ATGCTAAAAATTTTCAATACTCTCAGTCGCCAAAAAGAAGAATTTAAGCCGATCCATAAAGGGAAAGTGGGCATGTACGTGTGTGGCATCACCATTTATGATCTGTGTCATATTGGTCATGGCAGAACCTTTGTTGCTTTTGACGTCATTTCCCGTTACCTGCGTTATTTAGGCTATGATTTGACCTATGTTCGTAATGTTACGGATATAGATGATAAAATTATCAAGCGTGCTATTGAAAATAATGAAAACTGTGAAGCGCTGACTACACGTATGTTGAATGAGATGCACAGCGATTTTGATGCACTGAATATTCTGCGTCCAGATTCAGAGCCACGTGCAACTCAGCATATTCCTGAGATTATTGAATTCACCGAGCAGCTAATTAAACGTGGTCATGCTTATGTTGCAGATAACGGTGATGTGATGTTTTCCATTGACACCAATCCTGATTATGGGCTGCTTTCTCGTCAGGATCTTGAGCAATTGCAGGCGGGGGCACGTGTTGAAGTTGCTGATGTAAAACGTAATCCAATGGATTTTGTGTTGTGGAAAATGTCCAAGCCGGGTGAACCTGGCTGGGAATCTCCATGGGGCTCAGGCCGTCCGGGTTGGCACATTGAATGTTCTGCTATGAATGCCAAACAGTTGGGGCATCATTTTGATATTCATGGCGGTGGTTCGGATTTAATGTTCCCGCATCATGAAAATGAGATTGCACAATCTACCTGTGCTCACGATGGCCCTTATGTGAACTATTGGATGCATTCTGGCATGGTGATGGTGGATAAAGAGAAGATGTCCAAGTCTCTGAACAACTTCTTTACTATTCGTGATGTGCTGGAATATTACGATGCTGAGACTGTGCGTTATTTCCTGATGTCTGGCCACTATCGCAGCCAGTTGAACTATACGGAAGAGAATCTGAAACAGGCTCGTACCGCACTTGAGCGCCTGTATACTTCTCTGCGTGGTACAGATAAATCTGCTCAGCCTGTTGGTGGTGAAGCTTTTAAATCCCGTTTTGCGGAAGCGATGAATGATGACTTCAACACGCCGGAAGCCTATTCTGTACTGTTTGATATGGCTCGCGAGATCAACCGCCTGAAAGCAGATGATATAGTTGCGGCGAATGGTCTGGCGGCTGAGCTACGTAAACTGGCGGGTATTCTGGGTCTTCTGGAGCAGGATCCTGAACAGTTCCTGCAAAGTGGTGCCCATGAGGATGGTGACGTTGCCCAAATTGAAGCGCTGATTAAACAGCGTAACGATGCTCGTAAAAACAAAGATTGGGCTTTGGCTGATGCCGCGCGTAACCAGCTTAATGCAATGGGTATCGAACTGGAAGATGGCCCACAGGGTACAACATGGCGCCGTAAATAA